Within the Pseudomonadota bacterium genome, the region CAGACCGAAAGATGGTCGATACGGCGCAAATCCCAATCGTCTGCAACACTACTACCAATTTCAAGTTGTTCTAAAACCTTCTCCTTCCGACATTCTCGACCTATATTTGGGCTCACTTAAGATAATTGGGATCAATCCTTCCGAGCACGATATTAGATTTGTTGAAGACGACTGGGAATCACCAACGCTTGGCGCTTGGGGATTGGGATGGGAGGTCTGGCTCAACGGCATGGAAATTACACAATTCACCTATTTTCAGGAAGTTGGGGGCATCAGTTGTAAACCTGTAATGGGAGAGATCACCTACGGGCTTGAAAGACTGGCTATGTATCTTCAAGCAAAAGATAGCGTCTTCGATCTTGATTGGGCGCCAGGAATCACCTATCGAGATGTGTACCACCAAAATGAAGTAGAGCAATCGACTTATAACTTTGAAAAAGCAAACATCGACTTACTATTTGCCAATTTCTCAGCGTTCGAAAAAGAAGCTACGGCTATGTTCAACGCTAAATTACCGCTACCGGGCTATGAGCTCGTCATGAAGTGTTCGCATGCGTTCAATCTCCTTGATGCTCGAGGTGCAATATCAGTTACCGAACGAGCAAACTATATTGGACGTGTGCGCAAACTAGCGAGAATGGCAGCCCAAGCGTATCGAACGTCACGCAAAGTTCTTGGGTTTGAACGGGCCTCAGATGACATGATCAAAGCATTTGTGCCCCAAGATGAGGTGAGCGAGGTTCTCGATATTCGCAAAAGCAATTCTACCAGGGCCTAACAAGACATATGGCGACCTTACTCGTAGAATTATTGACTGAGGAGTTACCTCCTAAAGCTTTAAAGAAACTAGGAATCTCTTTTGGGGCGACTATCTTTGATGACCTGTCAAAGCAAAATCTGGTCTCAGAAAATGCGTCCTATAAGACATTTGCTACGCCGCGCAGATTAGCGATCCTAGTTAATGATGTGCGCGACATATCGCCGGTAGAGCTTGTACGTTTAAAACTGATGCCAAAACATGTGGGCATCAAAGAAGATGGCACGCCTTCAGCTGCATTATTAAAAAAACTTGAGTCCCTTGGGCTCGATGCTGGCCACGCAAAAAAGATAGACATACAATTAGACGGAAACATGGAATTTATTTACCTTCATCAAAAAAAAGATGGCATAACACTTTCGGCAGGACTTCAAAGGGCTATCGATCTGTCTATTACGAGACTACCGATACCGAAAGTCATGAGC harbors:
- the glyQ gene encoding glycine--tRNA ligase subunit alpha; translated protein: MNYFQDMILELQKYWSSNGCALLQPYDLEVGAGTFHTATFLRAIGPEPWKAAYVQPSRRPKDGRYGANPNRLQHYYQFQVVLKPSPSDILDLYLGSLKIIGINPSEHDIRFVEDDWESPTLGAWGLGWEVWLNGMEITQFTYFQEVGGISCKPVMGEITYGLERLAMYLQAKDSVFDLDWAPGITYRDVYHQNEVEQSTYNFEKANIDLLFANFSAFEKEATAMFNAKLPLPGYELVMKCSHAFNLLDARGAISVTERANYIGRVRKLARMAAQAYRTSRKVLGFERASDDMIKAFVPQDEVSEVLDIRKSNSTRA